From Deltaproteobacteria bacterium, the proteins below share one genomic window:
- a CDS encoding FHA domain-containing protein has translation MRRFGAGLLMLVLLAAAFGIPGQVSAEPSGDATLDVVLVLDNSRSMRKNDPKFLSRELVKNFIQSLPEGSACGMVVFGKLARQTVPLILLSGAGAVDALFSGITAVDYSDDFTDSPAGIERALYELVKKGRPESRKIIVFLTDGIVDTGDRQEDARKREWLLTDITAQCKKNGVRIFGAAFTEEADYQLIQSLAERTSGGYYRAILPEEIRGVFNEVLEAALAPDETEKAPETATAVPQPAPAVRPPASPATPPAEEKAGSGLVLLGGLLLAACLSAVLFFMHRKRTHKSVILRRDAIFLGSPDLSRKPVQPKAEMLPLSGTPDFLPIIIRDPITRIGRKKGNEVVIDNPAISRFHAVIEFKDGAYYIEDQNSANKTIINDKPISPHTRVRLESGMTVAFDTVKYRFVRPDERIDDESIQDDDPADKTLFHNLNNMAAPKPSPAPKPPPVNGPAISAPSPVKEQEEQASALSGTIETRSFPSPKEEGPVSPAQKTGDEAPGSRDTPPSFSPAKAVEAALSSPAPPRAGANICPWHPDRFADVICPKCKKPCCDKCMAAKDNQFLCPACRLGG, from the coding sequence ATGCGGCGTTTTGGCGCGGGCCTTTTGATGCTTGTTCTTCTGGCGGCGGCTTTCGGGATTCCCGGCCAGGTTTCGGCTGAGCCTTCGGGCGACGCGACTCTTGACGTTGTGCTGGTTCTGGACAACTCCCGGAGCATGAGGAAGAACGACCCGAAGTTTCTGAGCCGGGAGCTTGTGAAAAACTTCATCCAGAGCCTGCCCGAAGGCTCTGCCTGCGGCATGGTGGTCTTCGGAAAATTGGCCAGGCAGACCGTGCCCCTTATCCTGCTTTCGGGCGCGGGCGCGGTTGACGCGCTTTTTTCGGGAATCACGGCAGTTGATTATTCCGATGATTTCACCGACAGCCCGGCGGGAATCGAACGCGCCCTTTACGAGCTTGTTAAAAAGGGCAGGCCGGAAAGCCGCAAGATCATCGTTTTCCTCACCGACGGCATAGTGGATACCGGCGACAGGCAGGAGGACGCAAGAAAGAGGGAGTGGCTCTTAACCGACATCACGGCCCAGTGCAAAAAAAACGGGGTGCGCATATTCGGCGCGGCCTTCACCGAGGAAGCCGACTACCAGCTCATCCAGAGCCTTGCCGAACGCACTTCGGGCGGCTACTACAGGGCAATTTTGCCGGAGGAGATAAGGGGCGTCTTTAACGAGGTCCTCGAAGCGGCCCTTGCGCCCGACGAGACCGAAAAAGCCCCTGAAACCGCGACCGCTGTACCGCAGCCCGCCCCCGCCGTCCGGCCCCCCGCCAGCCCGGCAACGCCCCCAGCCGAAGAAAAAGCCGGTTCCGGCCTTGTGCTTCTGGGCGGCCTCCTGCTTGCCGCCTGCCTTTCCGCAGTCTTGTTTTTCATGCACAGGAAAAGAACCCACAAGAGCGTAATACTCAGACGGGACGCCATATTTCTGGGCAGCCCCGATCTTTCCAGAAAGCCCGTCCAGCCCAAGGCCGAGATGCTCCCTCTTTCGGGCACGCCGGATTTTCTGCCCATCATCATCCGCGACCCCATTACCCGCATAGGCCGCAAAAAGGGCAACGAGGTGGTGATAGACAACCCCGCCATTTCGCGCTTTCACGCCGTCATAGAATTCAAGGACGGAGCCTATTACATAGAGGATCAGAATTCCGCCAACAAGACCATAATAAACGACAAGCCCATAAGCCCCCACACAAGGGTGCGCCTGGAATCCGGCATGACCGTCGCCTTCGACACGGTGAAATACCGCTTCGTGAGGCCGGATGAACGCATTGACGACGAATCGATACAGGACGACGACCCGGCGGACAAGACCCTTTTCCACAACTTGAACAACATGGCCGCCCCCAAGCCCTCCCCGGCCCCCAAACCGCCGCCCGTAAACGGCCCGGCCATTTCCGCGCCGTCGCCCGTAAAGGAGCAGGAGGAGCAGGCATCCGCGCTGTCCGGGACCATCGAAACGCGCTCTTTTCCCTCCCCAAAGGAGGAAGGCCCGGTGAGCCCGGCCCAAAAGACCGGAGACGAGGCCCCCGGCTCCCGCGACACCCCGCCCTCTTTTTCACCGGCCAAGGCAGTCGAAGCAGCGCTCTCAAGCCCCGCGCCCCCACGCGCCGGGGCCAACATCTGCCCCTGGCACCCGGACCGCTTCGCGGACGTGATCTGCCCCAAGTGCAAAAAGCCCTGTTGCGACAAGTGCATGGCGGCCAAGGACAACCAATTCCTCTGCCCCGCCTGCCGCCTGGGGGGCTGA
- the cbiQ gene encoding cobalt ECF transporter T component CbiQ → MGRLESNLLDMARLEDLAAGDSFVHRLDPRSKVIVTAFFLVTVVLRDSRDLSGLLPLVLYPVALLAVSGLPAGYLAGKLLLASPFALLVGIWNPILDREIIAHVGPFGVSGGVISFLSIMLRFALTLSAALILVAVTGFDPVCRALTKMRVPRAFVVQLGLLYRYIFVLAREAGRMMRAYSLRNLADEKPTMRMYGTLLGHLLLRAIDRAQRIHMAMLGRGFDGEMRMMRPMRMTGADFLYIAFWTGFFILTRVYDLPLLLGSLATGLAP, encoded by the coding sequence GTGGGCAGACTGGAATCGAATCTTTTGGACATGGCCCGGCTGGAGGACCTGGCGGCGGGCGACAGCTTCGTCCACCGGCTGGACCCCAGGTCCAAGGTCATCGTGACCGCATTTTTCCTTGTCACGGTGGTCTTGCGGGACAGCCGCGACCTTTCGGGCCTTCTACCCCTGGTTCTCTACCCGGTGGCGCTTCTGGCCGTGTCCGGCCTTCCTGCGGGCTACCTTGCGGGAAAGCTCCTTCTGGCAAGCCCCTTCGCCCTTCTGGTGGGAATCTGGAACCCCATCCTGGACCGAGAGATCATAGCCCACGTCGGCCCCTTCGGGGTGTCGGGCGGGGTGATCTCGTTTTTGTCCATCATGCTGCGTTTCGCCCTCACACTTTCGGCGGCCCTCATCCTGGTGGCGGTCACGGGCTTTGACCCCGTGTGCAGGGCCCTCACCAAAATGCGCGTCCCACGGGCCTTCGTGGTGCAACTGGGCCTTTTGTACCGCTACATCTTCGTCCTGGCCCGTGAGGCGGGCCGCATGATGAGGGCCTACTCCCTACGGAACCTCGCGGACGAAAAGCCCACCATGCGCATGTACGGCACTCTTTTGGGGCATCTGCTCCTCAGGGCCATCGACCGGGCCCAGAGGATCCACATGGCCATGCTGGGCCGGGGTTTTGACGGGGAAATGCGGATGATGCGGCCCATGCGCATGACCGGCGCGGATTTCCTGTACATCGCCTTCTGGACCGGCTTTTTCATTCTGACCAGGGTTTACGACCTGCCGCTTCTGCTTGGAAGCCTTGCCACGGGACTTGCGCCATGA
- a CDS encoding class I SAM-dependent methyltransferase codes for MGNTAETTVSGLLALPVKGFMDDGEAERLYETALLAAEIGPCLEIGSYCGKSTLFLGTACRENGAVLFSIDHHRGNEEQQPGEAYHDPELVCPVTGLMDTFRFFRKTLSLADLDDTVIPLVCKSALAAKSWTTPLGLVFIDGGHTFSAATTDYVNWSGFVKAGGYLVIHDIFFDPDEGGQAPRHVYELAKASGLWDELPMTKTLGILRRKGGVQAG; via the coding sequence ATGGGAAATACGGCTGAAACGACGGTGAGCGGGCTGCTGGCCCTGCCGGTGAAGGGCTTCATGGATGATGGAGAGGCGGAAAGGCTCTACGAAACAGCCCTTCTGGCGGCGGAAATCGGCCCCTGCCTGGAAATAGGCTCCTACTGCGGAAAATCTACACTGTTTCTGGGAACGGCCTGCCGGGAAAACGGCGCGGTGCTCTTTTCCATAGACCACCACCGGGGAAACGAGGAGCAGCAGCCGGGCGAGGCCTACCACGACCCGGAACTGGTCTGCCCGGTGACGGGCCTCATGGACACCTTCCGCTTCTTCCGCAAGACCCTGAGCCTCGCGGACCTTGACGACACCGTCATACCGCTGGTCTGCAAAAGCGCCCTTGCGGCCAAATCTTGGACCACGCCCCTGGGGCTCGTCTTCATCGACGGCGGCCACACCTTTTCGGCGGCCACCACCGATTACGTGAACTGGAGCGGCTTCGTGAAGGCCGGAGGGTATCTGGTCATCCACGACATCTTCTTCGATCCCGACGAGGGCGGACAGGCCCCCCGCCACGTTTACGAGCTTGCCAAAGCCTCCGGCCTCTGGGACGAACTTCCCATGACCAAAACCCTGGGGATTTTACGGCGCAAAGGCGGCGTGCAGGCGGGGTGA
- the pckA gene encoding phosphoenolpyruvate carboxykinase (ATP): MTLDERRKDELTGLGLTNLGQIYWDKPAPSLYEEIVRRREGIISFMGPVVVRTGHHTGRLPHDKFFVKEPTSCDKIWWGDVNKGMEEAKFDILYRRMLAYLQGKDLFIQDCYGGVDPRYRVPIRVITENAWHSLFARNMFLKIRDRDELEAYRPEFTIINAPRFHAVPEIDGTRSEAFIIINLGRKIILIGGTSYAGEIKKSIFTLMNYLLPQKNVLSMHCSANVGDKGDCAVFFGLSGTGKTSLSADPERKLVGDDEHGWSDNGVFNFEGGCYAKVIRLSPTAEPDIYATTRMFGTILENVGIDLETRRIDLNDASLTENTRAGYPLTHISNVVEEGFCGHPKNIVMLTCDAFGVMPPISRLTPEQAEYHFLSGYTAKVAGTEVGLTEPSTTFSTCFGAPFMALPPSVYATLLREKIKAHKVNCWLLNTGWMGEPAGKTERIPIRYSRALAKAALSGELDGVPYETEPFFRLSIPQSCPGVPPEILNPKNAAKDCAEYENRAKSLLGSFRKNFDQFADCVSPSVRCLLD; the protein is encoded by the coding sequence ATGACACTGGATGAAAGACGCAAAGACGAACTTACCGGCTTAGGCCTCACCAACCTTGGACAAATTTACTGGGACAAGCCCGCTCCGAGCCTTTACGAGGAGATAGTGAGGCGAAGGGAGGGAATAATCTCCTTCATGGGGCCGGTGGTGGTAAGAACCGGGCATCACACCGGGCGTCTTCCCCACGACAAGTTTTTCGTCAAGGAGCCCACGAGCTGCGACAAAATCTGGTGGGGGGATGTGAACAAGGGCATGGAAGAGGCCAAGTTTGACATCCTCTACAGAAGGATGCTGGCCTATCTCCAAGGCAAGGACCTCTTCATCCAGGACTGTTACGGCGGCGTCGACCCGCGTTACCGGGTGCCCATCAGGGTGATAACCGAAAACGCCTGGCACAGCCTGTTCGCCCGCAACATGTTTTTGAAGATCAGGGACAGGGACGAGCTGGAGGCCTACCGGCCCGAATTCACCATAATAAACGCCCCGCGCTTTCACGCTGTGCCCGAAATCGACGGCACGCGCTCGGAAGCCTTCATCATAATCAACCTTGGCCGCAAGATCATACTGATCGGCGGCACCAGCTACGCCGGGGAGATCAAAAAAAGCATCTTCACCCTCATGAATTACCTCCTGCCCCAGAAAAACGTGCTTTCCATGCACTGCTCCGCAAACGTGGGGGATAAGGGCGACTGCGCGGTGTTTTTCGGGCTTTCGGGCACGGGCAAGACCAGCCTTTCGGCGGACCCGGAACGCAAACTCGTTGGCGACGACGAGCACGGATGGAGCGACAACGGGGTCTTCAACTTCGAGGGCGGCTGCTACGCCAAGGTGATAAGGCTCTCGCCCACAGCAGAGCCCGACATCTACGCCACCACCCGCATGTTCGGCACCATCCTGGAAAACGTGGGGATCGACCTGGAAACCAGGAGGATCGACCTCAACGACGCCAGCCTCACCGAAAACACCAGGGCGGGCTACCCTCTAACCCACATAAGCAACGTGGTGGAGGAAGGCTTTTGCGGGCACCCGAAAAACATCGTGATGCTCACCTGCGACGCCTTCGGGGTCATGCCCCCCATCTCCAGGCTCACCCCGGAGCAGGCCGAGTACCACTTTCTTTCGGGCTACACCGCCAAGGTCGCCGGAACCGAGGTGGGCCTCACCGAGCCGTCCACCACGTTCTCCACCTGCTTCGGCGCGCCCTTCATGGCCCTTCCCCCAAGCGTCTACGCCACCCTTCTGCGGGAGAAGATAAAGGCGCACAAGGTCAACTGCTGGCTTCTGAACACCGGATGGATGGGCGAGCCCGCAGGAAAAACCGAGCGCATCCCCATACGCTACAGCAGAGCGCTTGCCAAAGCGGCCCTTTCCGGCGAGCTTGACGGCGTACCTTACGAAACAGAGCCCTTTTTCAGGCTTTCCATACCCCAAAGCTGCCCCGGCGTGCCGCCCGAAATACTCAATCCGAAAAACGCGGCAAAGGACTGCGCGGAATACGAAAACCGGGCCAAAAGCCTTCTGGGCAGTTTCAGGAAGAATTTCGACCAGTTCGCGGATTGTGTGTCGCCTTCTGTGCGCTGCCTTCTGGATTAG
- the dctP gene encoding TRAP transporter substrate-binding protein DctP, with amino-acid sequence MMRVKAVRFSAVLGFCLVFIFASSVFAANAPKAKAAPAKKGKIVWRVATVVPGGMGWSKRAKEILLPYIDRFTGGELDVKIFWGGIKGDDDAILRQVKRGELEGGGFSGYGTVAACREFSVLTLPFLFKNFDEVDFIRKSMYPEFDRHAENRGMKLLLWVDQDFDQIYSMKHDLTSLAKIRASHFVRWYGDIEKHLFTTLGVKSTPASITDINRIIGKGEVDAAIAPAMWVLGSQIFPFVKYILPVKVRYSPVTVMISKKVWNAAPEQYRIDYMKEREAITREFNDYSRKDSERCMRAMIAYGIVEVKIDQKEGAQLQAMAKTVWKRAAGDLYPQSLLDEVIAKLEQYRKAKG; translated from the coding sequence ATGATGCGTGTAAAAGCTGTCCGTTTTTCCGCCGTACTCGGTTTCTGTCTCGTTTTCATTTTCGCTTCTTCGGTTTTTGCGGCAAACGCCCCAAAGGCGAAGGCGGCCCCGGCCAAAAAGGGCAAAATTGTGTGGCGGGTGGCCACTGTGGTTCCGGGCGGCATGGGCTGGAGCAAGAGGGCCAAGGAAATCCTCCTTCCCTACATCGACCGCTTCACCGGCGGCGAGCTTGACGTCAAAATCTTCTGGGGCGGCATCAAGGGCGACGACGACGCCATCCTCAGGCAGGTGAAAAGGGGCGAGCTGGAAGGCGGCGGCTTTTCAGGCTACGGCACTGTTGCGGCATGCCGGGAATTTTCCGTTCTAACCCTTCCCTTTTTGTTCAAAAACTTCGATGAGGTGGATTTCATCAGAAAATCCATGTATCCCGAGTTCGACCGACACGCTGAAAACAGGGGCATGAAGCTCCTCTTGTGGGTTGACCAGGATTTCGACCAGATTTACTCAATGAAACACGATCTCACATCCCTGGCGAAAATCCGGGCTTCCCACTTCGTGCGCTGGTACGGTGACATAGAAAAGCACCTTTTTACCACCCTTGGTGTTAAGTCCACACCGGCAAGCATAACGGACATAAACCGCATAATCGGCAAGGGCGAGGTTGACGCGGCAATCGCTCCGGCCATGTGGGTTTTAGGCTCCCAGATTTTTCCCTTCGTCAAATACATCCTGCCGGTAAAGGTGCGCTACTCGCCGGTGACGGTGATGATTTCCAAAAAAGTCTGGAACGCCGCCCCCGAACAATACCGCATAGATTACATGAAGGAGCGCGAGGCCATAACAAGGGAGTTCAACGATTATTCCCGCAAGGACTCCGAACGCTGTATGCGGGCGATGATAGCCTACGGCATTGTGGAAGTGAAAATCGACCAGAAGGAGGGCGCCCAGTTGCAGGCCATGGCGAAAACCGTCTGGAAACGCGCCGCCGGCGACCTTTATCCCCAGAGCCTTCTGGACGAGGTGATTGCTAAGCTGGAGCAGTACCGCAAAGCAAAAGGCTGA
- a CDS encoding AmpG family muropeptide MFS transporter: protein MIKALANPRMLVSLLMGFSCGLPLLLTITVLQAWMKQEGVDLGSIGLISLVGLPYTVKFLWAPFLDQITLPFLGRRRGWLLVAQIALMGAIVGLSRSHPAQYPWLMALAALGVTFFSASQDIVVDAYRREDLTDEELGLGSALYVNGYRLGMLLASGPGLIMADYMPFSSVYLIMAACMIPGIATTLLAHEPKVEGRPPRTLRDAVILPLTEYFSRENAVWILIFILFYKLGDTMASSMTIPFYLDIGFTKTQIGAVVKLFGFWASLGGSLIGGILMVRLGINRSLWIFGALQAVALIGFPILYWSGTNTVLLAVVITLENLCFGMGTSAYAAFMASITDKRFTATQYALLSSLMGIPRVVISAPTGFMAEVMGWPVFFFTCMAAAIPGLLLLVKFAPLWAKEAADGKAKNGI, encoded by the coding sequence ATGATAAAGGCCCTGGCCAACCCGCGAATGCTGGTGAGCCTTCTCATGGGCTTTTCCTGCGGCCTGCCGCTTCTTCTCACCATAACGGTGCTCCAGGCCTGGATGAAGCAGGAGGGCGTGGACCTTGGATCCATCGGGCTCATCTCCCTGGTGGGCCTGCCGTACACGGTAAAATTCCTGTGGGCGCCCTTTCTGGACCAGATCACCCTCCCGTTTCTGGGCAGAAGGCGGGGCTGGCTCCTGGTGGCCCAGATCGCCCTTATGGGGGCAATAGTGGGCCTTTCCCGCTCGCACCCGGCCCAGTATCCGTGGCTCATGGCCCTGGCCGCCCTTGGGGTGACATTTTTTTCCGCCTCCCAAGACATCGTGGTTGACGCCTATAGGCGCGAGGACCTCACGGACGAGGAACTGGGCCTTGGCTCGGCGCTTTACGTCAACGGCTACCGTCTGGGGATGCTCCTGGCATCCGGCCCCGGCCTCATAATGGCCGACTACATGCCCTTTTCCTCGGTCTATCTCATCATGGCTGCCTGCATGATTCCGGGAATCGCCACCACCCTTCTGGCCCACGAGCCCAAGGTGGAAGGCAGGCCCCCGCGCACCCTCCGTGACGCCGTGATCCTGCCTTTAACCGAGTATTTTTCACGTGAAAACGCCGTCTGGATACTTATCTTCATCCTGTTCTACAAGCTTGGCGACACCATGGCCTCGTCCATGACCATCCCCTTTTACCTGGACATCGGCTTCACCAAGACCCAGATAGGTGCGGTGGTGAAGCTCTTCGGGTTCTGGGCCAGCCTTGGGGGCTCGCTCATCGGCGGCATTCTCATGGTGAGGCTCGGCATCAACAGGAGCCTGTGGATTTTCGGCGCTCTCCAGGCCGTGGCCCTCATCGGCTTTCCCATCCTGTACTGGTCCGGCACCAACACGGTGCTGCTCGCCGTGGTCATCACCCTGGAGAACCTCTGTTTCGGCATGGGCACATCGGCCTACGCTGCCTTCATGGCGTCAATAACCGACAAGCGTTTCACCGCCACCCAGTACGCGCTGCTCTCAAGCCTCATGGGCATACCCCGCGTGGTGATTTCAGCGCCCACCGGCTTCATGGCCGAGGTCATGGGTTGGCCGGTGTTCTTCTTCACCTGCATGGCCGCAGCCATTCCGGGGCTTCTGCTCCTGGTGAAATTCGCCCCGCTGTGGGCAAAAGAGGCGGCTGACGGGAAAGCGAAAAATGGCATCTGA
- a CDS encoding ABC transporter ATP-binding protein, translating into MSHHIVEVKDLHYRYPGGKREALSGVGFRITHGECVGIVGANGAGKSTLLRHLNGYWVPENGTVQIGDFPVTKKTVKYVRRTVGMVFQDPDDQLFMPTVYDDVAFGPLNMGLEPQEVAERVNRALETVGAGHLADRPPYRLSGGEKRAVAVATVLSMSPDILVLDEPTSNLDPRARRSVMELLRSFVHTRIIATHDLDMVLDLCPRTIVMCEGKVLADGNTLEIFKNDELLSRCRLERPLRLQACPVCSGSVFFPPVFD; encoded by the coding sequence ATGAGCCATCACATCGTTGAGGTGAAGGACCTTCACTACAGATATCCGGGCGGAAAGCGCGAAGCCCTTTCCGGGGTCGGCTTCCGCATAACCCACGGCGAGTGCGTGGGCATAGTGGGGGCCAACGGGGCGGGCAAGTCCACCCTCCTGCGGCACCTTAACGGCTACTGGGTGCCTGAAAACGGAACTGTGCAGATCGGCGATTTTCCGGTGACCAAAAAAACCGTGAAGTACGTGCGGCGCACGGTGGGAATGGTTTTCCAGGACCCGGACGACCAGCTTTTCATGCCCACGGTCTACGACGATGTGGCCTTCGGGCCGCTCAACATGGGACTTGAACCCCAGGAAGTGGCAGAAAGGGTCAACCGGGCGCTGGAAACCGTGGGCGCAGGCCACCTTGCCGACCGGCCCCCATACCGCCTTTCGGGCGGCGAAAAGCGGGCCGTGGCGGTGGCCACGGTGCTTTCCATGTCGCCGGACATCCTGGTGCTGGACGAGCCCACATCGAACCTCGACCCCAGGGCAAGAAGAAGCGTGATGGAGCTTCTGCGCAGCTTCGTCCACACAAGGATCATAGCCACCCACGACCTCGACATGGTGCTGGACCTCTGCCCGCGAACCATCGTGATGTGTGAGGGAAAGGTTCTCGCGGACGGCAACACCCTTGAAATATTCAAAAACGACGAGCTTCTCTCCCGCTGCCGCCTGGAGCGGCCCCTAAGGCTCCAGGCCTGCCCGGTGTGCTCAGGAAGCGTGTTCTTCCCGCCGGTGTTTGATTGA